Proteins found in one Pseudomonadota bacterium genomic segment:
- the lepB gene encoding signal peptidase I, with the protein MSFDFPTLLVAATLFTGVVWAVDVLLFAPRRRARAAALVAAGTREEGDEVRLALREPTLVEYCKSFFPVILAVLLLRSFLVEPFRIPSGSMMPTLLVGDFILVNKFAYGIRLPVLDTKVIEVGEPQRGDVVVFRYPKDPTVDYIKRVVGLPGDRIGYYNKVVYINGEPAGQVPAGVYIGSGSGVSMSGASKRREQLGEVQHDILVMPRTPGLEGEFTVAANEYFVMGDNRDNSNDSRYWGTVPEGNLVGKAFRIWMNWDSAGGGIDLDRIGDKIQ; encoded by the coding sequence ATGAGCTTTGATTTCCCGACGTTACTGGTGGCCGCGACCCTGTTCACGGGCGTCGTCTGGGCCGTGGATGTGCTGCTGTTCGCGCCGCGCCGGCGCGCCCGGGCGGCGGCGCTGGTCGCGGCCGGCACCAGGGAGGAGGGCGACGAGGTCAGGCTCGCGCTGCGCGAACCGACGCTGGTCGAGTACTGCAAATCGTTCTTTCCGGTCATCCTTGCGGTGTTGCTGCTGCGGTCGTTCCTGGTGGAACCGTTCCGGATCCCTTCCGGCTCGATGATGCCGACGCTGCTGGTGGGCGATTTCATCCTGGTCAACAAGTTCGCCTATGGCATCCGTCTGCCGGTGCTCGACACCAAGGTCATCGAGGTGGGCGAGCCGCAGCGCGGCGACGTGGTGGTCTTCCGCTATCCGAAGGATCCCACGGTCGACTACATCAAGCGGGTCGTGGGCCTGCCCGGCGACAGGATTGGCTACTACAACAAGGTCGTTTACATTAACGGCGAACCGGCCGGACAGGTGCCTGCGGGGGTCTACATCGGCAGCGGTTCAGGGGTGTCCATGTCCGGTGCGAGCAAGCGCAGGGAGCAACTCGGGGAGGTGCAGCACGACATCCTGGTCATGCCGCGTACGCCCGGCCTCGAGGGTGAATTCACGGTGGCTGCGAACGAATACTTCGTCATGGGCGACAATCGCGACAACAGCAATGACAGCCGCTACTGGGGCACGGTGCCGGAAGGCAACCTGGTCGGCAAGGCATTTCGTATCTGGATGAACTGGGACAGCGCGGGCGGCGGCATCGACCTGGACCGGATCGGCGACAAAATTCAATAG
- a CDS encoding DUF4845 domain-containing protein: protein MTGIGWLIVLGLIGFFVLITLKMVPSYLEYYKIVSTLESLEEESGFSSPAEIRDLLGRRFDISYVNVILPKDVSIKSSGQNYIVRAQYDAVEHLFGNVAVVMSFDKQVLVRKH from the coding sequence ATGACGGGCATCGGCTGGCTGATCGTGCTCGGCCTGATCGGCTTTTTCGTGCTGATTACCCTCAAGATGGTCCCTTCCTACCTCGAGTACTACAAGATCGTGTCGACGCTGGAGTCGCTGGAGGAGGAATCCGGCTTCAGTTCGCCGGCCGAGATCAGGGACCTGCTCGGACGCCGCTTCGATATCAGCTATGTCAACGTGATCCTGCCCAAGGACGTGAGCATCAAATCCTCCGGCCAGAATTACATCGTCCGCGCCCAGTACGATGCCGTGGAGCACCTGTTCGGCAACGTAGCCGTGGTGATGTCCTTCGACAAACAGGTACTGGTCCGCAAGCATTGA
- the rnc gene encoding ribonuclease III codes for MIQSLERLEQRLGYTFTDSALFQQALTHRSAGSRNNERLEFLGDALLGSVIAGELYQRFPAASEGRLSRLRATLVRRESLAEIARGLELGQHLRLGPGERKSGGHRRDSITSDALEAVFGAIYLDSDFATCRHCILTLFAARLQGLTETAVLKDPKTRLQEFLQARRRPLPSYDVLSITGEAHAQLFRVQCAVDGDAPAEGEGGSRRQAEQDAAARMLARLESA; via the coding sequence TTGATACAGTCACTGGAGCGGCTCGAACAGCGCCTGGGTTACACCTTCACCGACAGCGCGCTGTTCCAGCAGGCGCTCACCCATCGTAGCGCCGGCAGCAGGAACAACGAACGTCTGGAATTTCTCGGCGATGCCCTGCTCGGCAGCGTGATCGCCGGTGAGCTGTATCAGCGTTTTCCCGCAGCCAGCGAGGGGCGGCTGAGCCGTCTGCGCGCCACGCTGGTGAGGCGCGAGTCGCTGGCCGAGATCGCCCGCGGCCTGGAGCTCGGCCAGCACCTGCGGCTGGGGCCCGGCGAGCGCAAGAGCGGCGGGCACCGCCGCGATTCCATCACGTCAGACGCCCTGGAAGCCGTATTCGGTGCCATCTACCTGGACAGCGATTTCGCCACCTGCCGGCACTGCATCCTGACGCTGTTCGCAGCCAGGCTGCAGGGTCTGACCGAGACGGCTGTACTCAAGGATCCCAAGACGCGGCTGCAGGAATTCCTGCAGGCCCGGCGCCGGCCGCTGCCGTCCTACGACGTGCTCAGTATCACCGGCGAGGCGCATGCGCAGCTGTTCCGGGTGCAATGCGCTGTCGACGGTGATGCGCCGGCCGAGGGCGAGGGCGGCAGCCGCCGGCAGGCTGAGCAGGATGCCGCGGCACGGATGCTGGCGCGGCTGGAGTCGGCCTGA
- the era gene encoding GTPase Era codes for MTGEFHCGYIALIGRPNVGKSTLLNRILGQKISITSRRPQTTRHSILGIKTVAHAQLIYVDTPGIHDYAGRAMNRHLNRTASTVLQDVDVVVFVVEAGRWLPDDELVLKKLAGLGAPVIVAVNKIDRLPDRALLLPELEALSWRHDFAAIIPVSAAKGTNIAALEAAIEARLPVGAPYYPEDQVTDRSERFLVAELIREKLFRKLARELPYGLTVEVEAFRREARVTHIHALIWVERQSQKSIVIGRQGALLKEVGQQARRDIEALLDTQVNLKLWVKVKEGWADDERALHSLGYNQDG; via the coding sequence ATGACCGGGGAATTCCATTGCGGCTATATCGCGCTGATCGGCCGGCCCAACGTCGGCAAGTCCACGCTGCTGAACCGGATTCTGGGGCAGAAGATCAGCATCACCTCGCGCCGTCCGCAGACCACGCGCCACAGTATACTCGGCATCAAGACCGTGGCGCATGCGCAACTGATCTATGTCGATACCCCCGGTATCCACGACTATGCCGGACGCGCCATGAACCGGCATCTGAACCGTACTGCCAGCACGGTCCTGCAGGACGTCGACGTCGTGGTCTTCGTCGTCGAGGCCGGCCGCTGGTTGCCCGACGACGAGCTGGTGCTGAAAAAACTCGCGGGCCTGGGCGCCCCGGTCATCGTCGCCGTCAACAAGATCGACCGGCTGCCGGACCGTGCCTTGTTGCTGCCGGAGCTGGAAGCGCTCTCGTGGCGGCACGATTTCGCCGCGATCATCCCGGTCTCGGCCGCCAAGGGCACCAATATCGCGGCGCTGGAAGCTGCCATCGAGGCGCGTCTGCCTGTCGGGGCGCCCTATTACCCGGAAGATCAGGTCACCGACCGGTCGGAGCGTTTCCTGGTCGCCGAACTGATCCGCGAAAAACTGTTCCGCAAGCTCGCCCGCGAACTGCCCTACGGCCTGACGGTGGAAGTGGAGGCATTCCGGCGCGAGGCCCGCGTCACCCATATCCATGCGCTGATCTGGGTGGAGCGGCAGAGCCAGAAATCGATCGTCATCGGCCGCCAGGGCGCGCTGCTCAAGGAGGTCGGCCAGCAGGCCCGCCGCGACATCGAGGCGCTGCTCGACACGCAGGTGAACCTGAAGCTGTGGGTCAAGGTGAAGGAGGGCTGGGCCGACGACGAGCGCGCGCTGCACAGCCTTGGCTACAATCAGGACGGCTGA
- the recO gene encoding DNA repair protein RecO, with protein MTERIKVLLEPAWVLHHYPYRDSSLLLEVFSRTYGRVGLVARGARAGKGRWRNQLQILRPLLLSWQLHGELGTLIDAEGVPGQQAWSGRHVLCASYLNELLLRLTTRHDPHPALFDAYQLALNRLALHEEQALRCFEKHLLAALGYGLLLDHDVSSGTPVDAAACYEYLLERGPVRRESPAGDGIYLHGASLLALHAEALEDVRACREVKALTRAALDLYLGARPLKTRAVLRQLASLARPTARSTGPAPQT; from the coding sequence ATGACCGAGCGCATCAAGGTTTTGCTGGAACCCGCCTGGGTCCTGCACCATTATCCCTACCGTGATTCGAGCCTGCTGCTCGAGGTATTCAGCCGCACCTACGGACGGGTGGGACTGGTCGCGCGCGGCGCGCGTGCGGGCAAGGGGCGCTGGCGCAACCAGCTGCAGATCCTGCGGCCCCTGCTGCTGTCCTGGCAGCTGCACGGGGAACTCGGGACACTGATCGATGCGGAAGGCGTACCGGGGCAGCAGGCCTGGTCCGGTCGCCACGTGCTATGCGCCAGCTACCTGAACGAACTGCTGCTGCGCCTGACGACGCGGCACGACCCGCACCCGGCGCTGTTCGATGCCTATCAGCTGGCACTGAACCGGCTGGCGCTGCACGAGGAACAGGCGCTGCGCTGCTTCGAGAAACACCTGCTGGCGGCGCTCGGTTACGGTCTGCTACTCGATCATGACGTGTCCAGCGGTACGCCGGTCGATGCGGCGGCCTGCTACGAATACCTGCTCGAGCGCGGCCCGGTGCGGCGCGAGTCACCGGCCGGCGACGGGATCTACCTGCACGGTGCCAGCCTGCTGGCGTTACACGCCGAGGCGCTGGAGGACGTGCGGGCATGCCGGGAGGTGAAGGCGCTGACCCGCGCGGCGCTGGACCTGTATCTCGGCGCCCGGCCGTTGAAGACACGCGCCGTGTTGCGGCAGCTGGCGTCACTGGCACGACCGACTGCGCGCAGTACCGGTCCGGCACCGCAAACCTGA
- the pdxJ gene encoding pyridoxine 5'-phosphate synthase, producing the protein MHLGVNIDHVATLRQARGTAYPDPVEAARVAEEAGADSITLHLREDRRHIQERDVILLKDLLVTRMNLEMAVTEEMLAFASRIRPADCCLVPERREELTTEGGLDVAGQLPRVRDACARLAASGVRVSLFIDADPAQVAAAAECGAPCIEIHTGHYADAVDAPAQAAEFARIEAAVAQGVSAGLIVHAGHGLHYGNVQRIAALTDVRELNIGHAIVARALFTGLSAAVAEMKSLMLQARC; encoded by the coding sequence ATGCATTTGGGCGTCAACATCGATCACGTCGCCACCCTGCGGCAGGCGCGTGGCACTGCGTATCCGGATCCCGTCGAAGCGGCACGCGTGGCCGAGGAGGCAGGGGCGGACAGCATTACGCTGCACCTGCGCGAGGACCGGCGCCACATCCAGGAGCGGGACGTGATCCTGCTGAAGGATCTGCTCGTTACGCGCATGAACCTGGAGATGGCCGTGACCGAGGAGATGCTGGCATTCGCCTCCCGGATCCGGCCGGCCGATTGCTGCCTGGTACCGGAACGGCGCGAGGAGCTGACGACCGAAGGCGGCCTGGACGTGGCGGGTCAGCTGCCGCGGGTGCGCGATGCCTGTGCCCGGCTGGCGGCGTCCGGCGTCCGGGTGTCGCTGTTCATCGATGCGGATCCCGCGCAGGTCGCCGCCGCTGCCGAGTGCGGCGCACCCTGTATCGAGATACATACCGGGCATTACGCCGATGCCGTCGATGCGCCGGCACAGGCGGCGGAATTCGCGCGCATCGAGGCCGCCGTGGCGCAGGGTGTCAGCGCCGGTCTGATCGTGCACGCCGGCCACGGCCTGCACTATGGCAACGTCCAGCGCATTGCCGCGCTCACCGACGTACGCGAACTCAACATCGGCCACGCGATCGTCGCCCGAGCGCTGTTCACCGGCCTGTCCGCCGCGGTGGCGGAGATGAAGTCGCTGATGTTGCAGGCGCGCTGCTGA